gatCCGTGTTTTTAACGTCTAGTAGAGGTCACTTTTTTGCCGAATTTTTACTAGTTCGATTTTGttgttcataaaaataaagggAGGAGTTTAGGAAGCAGTACAAAAAGGAGCATCCTAACAACAAATCTGTGGCCGCTGTAAGTGATTTTAGATCTGCgtccttttttatttcatttcttttaggGAATTCATAGATTTTGAAACGCGTTCTCGTTTGGGCAAATGAACAGGTTGGGAAGGCTGGCGGTGATAAATGGAGGTCATTGTCAGACGCCGTAAGTTATTGGAAATCGATATTGTTACTCCNGTGGTGGTATCAGGTATGTTATTCTCAAGGGATAAAAGAAACGCATAATGATCTAAGAGTTATTTGCAGGTAATTGAGAAGTGATTATTGTTCTACCTTCACGTAATCATTTACCGTACCTCCAGCCCTCCAAGATAAAAATCTTCCTGCAGAAGGGAGAGTATCAAGAAgtaatagttaaaatttaaaatgaaatgacattTCTCTAAAATAATTGTTCTTCAGAAATCCTGCTGGCGGTGAGAGTGATTACCAAATGGCTGTACAAGGTGATGGGGCACAGTGGCAACAGAAGCCCTCCAAAACCAGCAAACCAGAACAATATATATCAAAACCTACACGACCACAAGATATTTACTTAAGAAAACATCCAACATATGAACACACTTCTTAGAAAATTcagtaataatataataaccTTTGATATCAGCAGTACTCGACTATATAAACCATATGACGACTTGATCTCCTTGCTACGAGATTCTTGATCTGTGGAAGCAATGTCATTCAAATAGAATCTAAGGTGTAATCTGAAGCATCTTATTAAGTAATACTCAAGGGATGGGAAGCAATTAATGGGAGAAAACGACCGAAATAAAATGAACATAAGTCAAGGCTACGGTATATTGATAAGTATGGCTATTTTACTGTTCTTTTATAACAATTTGTCTTCAAGATGCATTTT
This portion of the Cucurbita pepo subsp. pepo cultivar mu-cu-16 chromosome LG08, ASM280686v2, whole genome shotgun sequence genome encodes:
- the LOC111800194 gene encoding HMG1/2-like protein, with translation MKGGKSKAAPKKADSKLKTKSAGASKKSAKAAKDPNKPKRPASAFFVFMEEFRKQYKKEHPNNKSVAAVGKAGGDKWRSLSDAVSYWKSILLLXWWYQVIEK